One stretch of Marinitoga hydrogenitolerans DSM 16785 DNA includes these proteins:
- a CDS encoding DUF6115 domain-containing protein, whose protein sequence is MVTFIIFIWLIILSVVSLINLSLLISLWKKFNNFSITIDSSIEDQSNTLLARFQKITSSRLRALDNKIEILDQLIRDADEAYMKSFSMLTDLEKKNDELKRVKTVERAKRERSHFSSVDSEKVEIPEPVKKEEKHFVNEYYHLQNSFKNSNSSDIQSESKEKNKNPEQILKEKIIEYYNKGMGINEIAKMLDKGSGEIKLIIDLYYKNPLK, encoded by the coding sequence TCTGTCGTTTCTTTAATTAATTTATCTCTTTTGATTTCCTTATGGAAAAAATTTAATAATTTTTCAATAACAATTGATTCTTCTATAGAAGATCAATCGAATACGTTGTTGGCAAGGTTTCAAAAAATAACCTCTTCTAGATTGCGTGCATTAGATAATAAAATAGAAATACTTGATCAATTAATTAGGGATGCAGATGAAGCATATATGAAGTCATTTTCAATGCTTACTGATTTAGAAAAGAAAAATGATGAATTAAAAAGAGTTAAAACAGTTGAAAGAGCAAAAAGAGAAAGATCACATTTTTCATCAGTTGATTCTGAAAAAGTAGAAATTCCAGAGCCCGTAAAAAAAGAAGAAAAACATTTTGTGAATGAATATTATCATCTTCAAAATAGTTTCAAAAATTCAAATTCTTCAGATATTCAAAGTGAATCAAAAGAAAAAAACAAAAATCCTGAGCAAATATTAAAAGAAAAAATTATTGAATATTATAATAAAGGCATGGGTATAAATGAAATTGCAAAAATGTTAGATAAAGGATCTGGAGAAATAAAATTAATAATAGACTTGTATTATAAAAATCCCCTTAAATAA